In Cervus elaphus chromosome 5, mCerEla1.1, whole genome shotgun sequence, the following proteins share a genomic window:
- the CLDN5 gene encoding claudin-5, with protein sequence MGSAALEILGLVLCLVGWVGLILACGLPMWQVTAFLDHNIVTAQTTWKGLWMSCVVQSTGHMQCKVYDSVLALSPEVQAARALTVGAVLLALVALFVTLAGAQCTTCVAPGPAKARVALTGGALYALCGLLALVPLCWFANIVVREFYDPTVPMSQKYELGAALYIGWAASALLMCGGGLVCCGAWVCTGRPDFSFPVKYSASRRPTATGDYDKKNYV encoded by the coding sequence ATGGGGTCGGCGGCGCTGGAGATTCTCGGCTTGGTGCTGTGCCTGGTGGGCTGGGTGGGCCTGATTCTGGCGTGCGGGCTCCCCATGTGGCAGGTGACGGCCTTCCTGGACCACAACATCGTGACGGCGCAGACCACCTGGAAGGGGCTGTGGATGTCGTGCGTGGTGCAGAGCACAGGGCACATGCAGTGCAAGGTGTACGACTCCGTGCTGGCGCTGAGCCCCGAGGTGCAGGCGGCGCGGGCCCTCACCGTGGGCGCCGTGCTGCTGGCGCTCGTCGCGCTGTTCGTGACACTGGCGGGCGCCCAGTGCACCACCTGCGTGGCCCCCGGCCCGGCCAAGGCGCGCGTGGCCCTCACGGGCGGCGCGCTCTACGCGCTCTGCGGGCTGCTGGCGCTGGTGCCGCTCTGCTGGTTCGCCAACATCGTGGTCCGCGAGTTCTACGACCCGACCGTGCCCATGTCTCAGAAGTACGAGCTGGGCGCCGCGCTCTACATCGGCTGGGCCGCCTCGGCGCTGCTCATGTGCGGCGGTGGCCTCGTGTGCTGCGGCGCCTGGGTCTGCACCGGCCGCCCGGATTTCAGCTTCCCGGTGAAGTACTCGGCGTCGCGGCGGCCGACGGCCACCGGCGACTACGACAAGAAGAACTACGTCTGA